The Microbacterium phyllosphaerae region ACCGTCGTCAGCGACTTCGGATACTCGGCTCGTTCAGGCTTTCCGGCCTGAACCCGTCACGGCCCGACCATGAGCGCACGAGCGGCAGACAGATCAGGAGCAGAAATGGGACATACAGTCGGATCGACCGTCGCCGGGCGGGTCATCGTCATCACGGGAGGCGGGACGGGCATCGGAGCAGCGATCGCCGAGCGGTATGCCGCCGAGGGTGCGCATGTCGTGGTGGTCGGCCGCCGCATCGGACCTCTGCGAGCGGTCGAGGCCGCGGTGGGGGCGCATCCGATCGTCGCCGATGCGGCAGACACGGCTTCGGCGAAGGCCGCTGTCGCCGAGGTGCTCGCCACCTTCGGGAGACTCGACGTCCTCGTGGCGAACGCCGGCGGTCACGGGTTCTCGCCGGTGGCCGACACCGACGATGACGGGTGGGATGCCGCGATCCGCGCCAACCTCACCACGGCGTTCGTCATGGCGCGGGAGGCGCTTCCGGCGCTGATCGAGGCCAAGGGGCAGATCGTGATCGTCTCGTCACTGGCAGGGCTCTTCGCGGGGCCCTCTGTGGCGGGCTATACGGTGGGCAAGCATGCGCTCATCGGGCTGACACGAACCCTGGCTCGTGACTACGGACGTCAGGGGGTGCGGGTGAACGCGGTGTGCCCCGGGTGGGTGCAGACGCCGATGGCCGATGACGAGATGGACGAGTTCGCCACCCATGCCGAGCTCGGGTCGCGCGAAGAGGCCTATGCCACGGTGACGGCCGACGTTCCGTTGCGGCGTCCGGCTCAGCCCGCGGAGATCGCATCGGTCGTGCGATTCCTCGGCTCGGGGGAGTCGTCGTACGTGACCGGGGCGGTGATCGTGGCCGACGGCGGATCCCATGTCGTGGATGTGCCGACCATCGCCTTCGACCACGCAGGGATGTAGGGGCGTTCGGTCGCGGGCGGCTCTCAGCCGTGGTGAGGCCCAGCGGTCGCTGTTATCCGGTGGTCGTTGTCGACCCTGCTGCGGTCCTCGTGCCGTTCCTGCCGCAGCCCCTCCTGCAGTCCCTTCCGGTGTTCCTTCTGCGGTTCCTTCCGCTGTTTCTCCTGTGGTTCTTTCCGGTGTTCCTTCTGCGGTTCCTTCCGCCGCCCTCCGCGGTCTCTTCCGCCGTCCCTTCCGCCGTCCCTTTCGCCGCCCCTTCCGCGGTCTCGTCCGCCATCCACGTGCAGCATTCTGGGAGATTGGAATACGCATCTGAACTGGGGTAATTCGGGTTCGTTTCGGGTCTTCAGTGTCGGTGGTCCCGTGTTGACTTACGGGTATGAACAGCACCGCGGAGCTTCTGGATCGGGTCATCGCCGACCTCGATGCGGTGCTGTCCGATGACGCGCTCGCGGGGCTGTCGGATGCGGACCGGGTGACGGTGTTACAGGGTGCGGGGGCTGCGTTCCGTCGGGTCGAGGCGGTGATCGTGGAGACGATCGCGACGGGTGATGCGGTGGACTTCCCGCATGCGGCGGGGTGCCGGGGTCTGAACGAGTTGCTGCAGCGGACGGTGCGGGTGGATGTGCGGGGCGCGTCCAGGGTCGACACGGTCGTCGATCTGGTGCGACGCCCGGTGAGCCTGTCGGGGGAGCGGATGCCCGCCCGCTGGTCCGAGTTGCGACTCGCCCTGCTGGACGGGGTGGTCGGGGTGGCGGGGTTCCTCGCCGCGACCGGTCCGATCGAGAAGGTGTGGGATCGCCTCACCGTCGATCAACGCCTCGCGGCGGATGTCGCGCTGGCCGGGTGCGCGCGCGGGCACGGCGTCGTGGTCGCCGATGACTCGGATGCGGACGATCTCGAGGCTGATTCGCCGGGGCCTGCGCCGACGGTGCAGGACTTGAAGGCTCTCGCGGAGGATCTCGCGTCGATGTTCGACCCGGACGGGGAAGAATCCAAGGATGAGGTCTCCCGGCGCCGGCGGGGCGTCACGATCGGCCGGCTGAAGGACGGAGTGCACGCGATCCGCGGGTATCTGACCCCGGACGTCGCGGCGCAACTGCAGTTGATCCTGGACGCGATCCTCAACCCCAAGGGCGACGGCCCACCGATGCCCGGCGTGCACTTCTCACCGAGCGACGGTGCGGATGCTGACGTCGACGTCGACGTCGACGTCGACGTCGACGGTGACGCGGATGGTGGCGCAGACGGTGGCGGTGGTGAGGCGGATCCGTTCAACTCTGATCCGCGGTGTGTGCTCGATGACCGCACCGCAGCGCAGAAACGCCACGATGCCCTCGCGATGATCTTTCAGATCGCGGCCCGACACAAGAACATGCCCACTCTCGGTGGGGCGTCACCGGTACTCGTGGTGAACGTCGATGCGAAAGACCTCGGCGCGAACGGTCATGGCGGCTGGGCGACGATCCCCGGATCCGGGGCCCACGTCCCCATCTCCGTCGCGGCGCAGGTCGCATGCAGTGGGTCGATCCAGCGGGTGCTGATGGATGAGGGCCGGATCATCGGCATCTCGACCACCGACCGCGTGTTCACTGTGCATCAACGGCGGGCGATCATCGCCCGCGACAAGGAGTGTCTGATCCCCGGGTGCCACGTTCCGGCATCGTGGTGTGAGATTCACCACGTCACCGAGCATGCGAGGGGAGGGCCGACGCATACGGATAACGGTGTGCCGTTGTGCTGGTGGCATCACCGAAGTCTCGGTTCCTCGGGGTGGGAGATCCGGATGAACGCGGGTATCCCGCAGGTGCGGGGGCCGCGGTGGTGGGACCCCGAGCAGCAGTGGCGCACCCCACGGCTCAGCGCTGCCCGGCTGAAACTCCCCGCGCAGCTCACCCGCGCTGGATGACCTGGGCGTGCCCGATCGAAGCGACCCCGTCACGCGATCGTCGACGCGACGGCTGCGGCATCGTCGACGCGACGGCTGCGGCATCATCGACGCGACGGCTGCGGCATCATCGACGCGACGGCTGCCGCACCGTCGACGCGACGGCTGCCGCATCACCGCATCACGGCATCACGGCATCATCGAACCGTGAGCTCGAAGCCGCCGTCGATCGGCACGACGGCGACCTGGGTGAGGTCGTCGACATGGAAGGTCGGCTCATGGGAGATCGCGTGTGATCCGACACCGATCACGCGAATCCCCGCGGCGTGAGCGGCCTGGATGCCTGCGCCCGAGTCCTCGAACACGACGCAGTCGGCCGGATCGATGCCGAGCAGCTTCGCGCCCAGCAGGAAGCCCTCAGGATCCGGCTTCGATGCTGACACGTTCTCCGCTGTCACAGTCAGCGAGGGAACGGCGAGACCCGCCTGCCCCATGCGCGCATTCATCAGCGTGAGATCGGCCGAGGTCACGATCGCGTGCGGGTAGGGGAGCAGCGCAGAAAGAAGCACATCCGCGCCCTCGATCGCGACGACTCCGTCGACGTCCTTGCTCTCGTTCGCCAGCATCACGGCGTTCTCGCGGATGTTGATCTCGTGATCGCGCTCGGGAAGCATGATCGCCATGCTCTGATGGCCCTGACGGCCGTGGACGACGCGCAGCACCGTCGCGGGGTCGATCTCGTGGGGTGCAGCCCACGCCAGCCACAGACGCTCCACGACGGAGGTCGAATCGACGAGAGTGCCGTCCATGTCGAGCAGGACGGCGCGGGCGCTGATGGTCTGGGTCACCCCTTCAGGCTACTGCCGCAGCCTCCGAAGTCCGTCGGTCGTCAGTGAGCGGCGCGGTACTCGCTGGGGGAGATGCCGAAGGCCGTCTTGAACGCGCGGCTGAAGTACGCGGCATCCACGAACCCCCAGCGTGCGGCGATGGCCGCGACGGGGCGGTCGGCGAGCATCGGGTCGAGCAGATCGCGTCGGCACTGCTCGAGGCGCCGCATGCGGATCCACGTCGAGACCGTCACACCCTGCTCCTGGAACAGCCCGTGCAGGTGTCTCGTCGAGATGAAGTGCGCCGACGCGATCGAGGCGGGTCCGAGGTCGGTGGAGGCGAGGTTGCGGTCGATGTACGAGCGGATGCGCTGCACGAGCGCGCGATGCGGGTCGGCCGACACCTCGTCGAGCCCGAGTTCTCGCGTGAAGACGGTCGTGACGAGGTCGAGGGCGCTGTGCGCGAGGCGCGCCCCGGTGGTTCCGGCGAGCTGATCGAGGTTGCCCGCGAGCTGTGTGAGGTAGGGCACGACCATTCCGCCGAGCCCGCCCTGGCCCGAGATCCGCACCGCGGTCAGCTGCCCGACCACATCGGCGGGGAGGCTGATGAGGTGCTTGGGGAACATCACGACCATGGTGCGGAAGTCGTCGTCGAACACGAGGGAGTAGGGGCGATCGGTGTCGTACACGGCCAGGTCGCCGGCCTGCAGCACGGCTTCGCGGTCGTCCTGGATCAGCATCCCGGTTCCGGCGAGCATCAGGCTGAGCTTGAAGTAGGACCTGTCGCTGCGGGCGATGAGTTCGGGAGTGCGCTCGACGACATGCGAGGTCGCGCGCACCTCGTTCACGTGCACCTCGTCGACGGATGCTCCGCGGATCACCCCTCGGAAGTGGTCGGGACCGTTGGTCGAGACCTGAAGGGGGACGAACGACTCCGACACCGCGGCCCGGAACTCGCTGATGTTGCGCGCGATGAGCGTGGATACCGACTCGGCGGGGGCTGCGGGCACACCGTTCATGACTGATCACCTCGGGTGGTGGAACGACGACGTTGTATACGATCCGTTCCGTGATGCTATCACCGGCGTGGCCGCGCAGCGAGGCTTCTATGATGTGCTCGGAGGCTGACGATGCGATATCTCGGTGAGAAGGTCATGCAGATCCTGCGTCAGCTGCGCGGGCCCGACACATCGGATGCCGTGTTCGAGGCGACAGCGCTGATCGTCGGCGCGGTCTTCTTCGTGCTCGGCTTCGTGATCGGGTGGCCGGTCTTCTGGGGTCGGGAGATGGCGATCAGCGGGGCGGGATCCATCGGGGTCTTCGCCGCAGTCGGTGGGGCCGTCACGGCTCTGCTGGCATTCGCACTCGGGCGGCTCGTCGTCCGCCCGGCGGTCGTGGCGCCCGACGGCACGCGAGACGGATTCAGCGTGCCCGGTGATCGGCTGCGCTGGTACGACCTCGCCGCGATCGCGTTCGCGCATGCGGCGATCGCGTACCTGGGCTGGCTCGGCATCGCCGAGCTTCTCGAGCGCAGCTTCACGGATGCGCCGGTGTTCGCCTTCCCCGGGGCGGTCCTGGTCGCGGTGGCATTCGCACTCACCGCTTACGTGACGTTCCTCAGCGCCGTCGCGCTCACGCCGACCGTCCTGTCGCTGGTGCTCGCGGTGTTCCTCGTGGTCGGCGCGTTCGCCGCGATGCTCGCGTCCAGCGACGTGCACTGGTGGCGCGACAACCTCTCGGCTCTGGGAATGAGCACGAACAGCGCATCCGTCGCCTTCAACGTCACGCTGGTGATCGCCGGCGTCATGGTCACCACGATCTCGCGCTACGCGACGGCGGGGCTGCCGATCGACGACCCCATCGATCGGCGAGGCCGGTTCATCGTGCGGGGCGGCCTGATCCTGATGGGCATCTTCCTCGCCTGCGTCGGGATCTTCCCCGTCGACGAGTTCTTCCTCGTGCACAACACGGTGGCCACCGGGATGGTGGTGGTGTTCGCCGTCGTCGTCGTGGGGCTGCCGTGGTTCCTCCGAGCGATCCCGCGGGTCTTCGTCGCGTTCGGGTGGGCCTACGTGCTGGTGATCGTCCTGCTCGCCGCGTTCTTCGCCGTGGGCTATTACAACCTCACCGCGGTCGAGCTGATCGCCGCCGTGCTGATCTTCAGCTGGATCATCGTGTTCCTGCGCACCGCGGGTTCGGTCGGCACCGAGCATCGCGGCGATCCCGTGCCCGCCTGAGACCCGAGCGTCAGCGCAGCGTCTGCGTGGCGTCGGCCGTGCGCTGCAACGCGTGCACGGAGTGGGCGTGGCGTTTCTGGGCCACGCCGACGAACAGGCAGTCGACCAGGGCGAGCTGGGCGATCCTGCTGACCATGGCGCCCGCCCGGAAGCGCGGTTCACGGGCGTGGCTCAGCAGCACGTGATCGACCTCGGCCGCGATCGGGGAATCGGATGCTCCGGTGATGCCGATCGTGGTGCTCGCCGCGGATCGTGCCGTCTGCACGAAGTGCAGCGTCTCGCGCGTCGTGCCCGAGTGGGAGAAGGCGATCACGACGGTCTTCCTGGCTCCGAGCGCGGCCGCTGCGCTCGCCTCGTGCGCGTCGGTGAGGACGATCGCGGTATGCCCGATGCGCAGCAGCTTGTGGCCGAGGTCCGCCGCGACCAGACCGCTCGCACCGATGCCGAAGAGCAGGATGCGATCGGCCTCGTCTACCGCGTCGACAGCCGCTGCGAGCACGTCGTAGTCGAGGCCGGCGATCGTCTCCTCGATCGACAGGAGCTCGAGCGCGGCGACCTTGGCGGTGGCCTCGCGGAGCGAGTCCGCCGAGGAGATCTCCGAGCCGAACCCCGACGAGGCGGGGAACTGCGCGGACTCCCGGCCCAGTTCGGTGGCCAGGGCCATCCGGAGCGCTGCATAGCCGTTCACGCCGATCGCTCGACAGAAACGTACGACGGAGGCGACCGAGGTGGCGCACGCGGACGCGATCTCGGTGATCGTGCTGTCGACGACGATGCGCGGGTCATCGGAGATCGTGCGGGCGATGCGGGCGAGCGACGGTGGCAGCGTCTCGGCCGCCGTGGCGATCGTCGTCTGGATGCTCATTGCTCTCCTGCGTCGAGGCTGGTCCCGGTCTGAACAATTCTTTCATGACTGTCTCGAGATGCGTAGACTATTTCCATGCCTTCTCCGCGCGCCGTCATCGCCGTCGATCTCGGCAAGTCGCGGTGCCGCGCAGTGCTCTTCGAACCGAGCGCTCATGGTGCGGACCAGAAGGGGGCGGGTCTTCGCCGCCCCCTGTATGACGGTGTCGGAGCGCCCGGTCTCGCGTCCTCCGACGGCGTGGATGCCGCGCTCGAGGCGATCCTTCCGTTGGGTGCTCATCTCGAGCAGTCGGTCGCCGCCGTGTCGATCGGCGCGGCCGGTGCGTGGGCGGCGCCGACTGCGGCAGCCGCGCTCGCCCGGCGACTCCGCGCCGAGCTCCATGCGCAGGTGGTCGTGACGTCCGACGTGGTGTCAGCCCATGCGGGCGCGCTCGGCGGGGCGCCCGGTGTGCTCCTCATCGCCGGTACGGGAGCCGCGGCGCTCGGCCTCGGCGCGGAAGACGGCGCCGACAGCGATGACGGTGGGGTCGACCGCCGCGATGGCGCCAGGCTCGTCGACGGCTGGGGGCCGGAACTCGGTGACCTCGGCAGCGGCTCCTGGCTCGGGCGGGAGGCGCTGCGCGCGGTGCTGCGAGCCTCCGTCGATCTGGGGCCGTCGACGGTGCTGACCGATGCCCTGAAGACTCCGATAGGCGACCCGACGGCGATCCCTGCGTGGCTGGCGAGCACCGCTCCGCTCGCGCGACGCCTCGCGACACTCGCGCCCCTCGTACTCGACGCCGCGGAATCGGGTGATCGCATCGCCGGTGAGATCGTCACCGAGGGCATTCGTCTGCTCGTCGCCTCGGCCGCCGCGGCGGCCCCCGCGTCTCGACATGTCGCGCTGCACGGAGGACTGACCGACCACCTCTGGTTCCGCGCGGGTCTCGAGGCCGCTCTGCGCTCGGCGGGACGCGACGTCGTGCCGCCCGCGGGTGACGCTCTCGACGGCGCACTCCTGCTCGCCGAGCGCACTGATCTTCCCCATGAAAGGTTCGTGCACCGTGCCGAATGAAGAGAACAGACTGACCGACCTCCTCGATGTGCTCTCGGCGCTCGGCACCGAGGCGTCGTCGACCGAGCGAGGCGACCTCGATCTGCTCGGCACTGCCGAGCTCGTCGCCCTGATGAACGCCGAAGACCGCCGCGTGCCCGAAGCGGTCGCCGAGCGCAGTGCCGAGATCGCCGCCGCGGTCGACGGCATCACCGCGCGTTTCCGCAGGGGCGGTCGCCTGATCTACATCGGTGCGGGCACGGCCGGACGCGTCGGCGTGCTCGATGCGAGCGAGTGCCCTCCGACCTTCGGCACGGATCCGTCGATGGTCGTCGGTCTGATCGCCGGAGGAGAGACGGCGATCCGCTCCGCTGTCGAGAACGCCGAGGATGACGGCGAGGCGGCCGGCCTGTCGCTGCGAGAGCTCGCGCTGACCGCGCACGACACGGTGGTGGGGATCTCCGCCTCCGGCCGCACGCCGTATGTCGTGGGCGGCCTGGAGTTCGCCCGCGGGGTCGGCGCGCTCACCGTCGCGATCGCCTCGAACGCAGCATCCGAGATCGGCGCGGTGGCCGACATCGCGATCGAGGTCGTCACCGGGCCGGAGTTCATCTCGGGCTCGACGCGCCTGAAGTCGGGAACAGCGCAGAAGCTCGTCGCGAACATGCTGACCACACTGTCGATGATCAAGCTCGGCAAGACGCATCACGGCGTGATGGTCGACCTGCTCGCGACGAACGAGAAGCTCCATGCGCGGTCGATCCGCACGGTCACCGAACTCACCGGCGCGACGGTCGACGACGCAGCCGCCGCCCTGGCCTCGGCGGACGGCTCGGTCAAGCTCGCGATCCTGATGCTCTCGACCGGCGCATCGGCGCACCGCTCAGCGCAGGCGCTGCAGGATGCCGACGGCATCCTGCGTGTCGCGATCGCCGGCCTCTCGTGAGGGGCACCTTCGACGCGTGTTTCCGCCGCGGTGCGCCCGACGAGAGCGACGCCGTGAACCCGGGCTCGGGTCAGTGGCCGCAGGTGCAGGAGTCCGCTCCGCCGCAGCATCCGGTCGCTGCCGAGCCGCGCGCCTGAGATGACGGGGGCACGTCCATCGCGGGGTTCTGATCGAGGAAGCCGTTCGGCTTGAACCAGAATCCGGCATAGTCGACGGGCATGATCGGCCAGTCTTCCGGACGAGGGAAGTGGGTCAGCCCGAATGTGTGCCACAGCACGATGTCCTCGCCGTCGAGGGAGCGGTCGCCGGCGGAGTACTCGGGCAGACCGGATCCGCCCTGGTGCGCGTTGGGGTACCGACCGGCCGGCCAGTTCTGCCCCTGCTCGTGCTGCGTCGCCCACAGATGCTTGGTCGCGAAGGTCGCGCGCGCGGCGACCGACGACGAAGGATCGGCCATGAGCAGCGCCGTCGGCTCGGGGATCAGGTGGTACGCGGTGGGGCGTCCGACGTGGTTCGTCCTGGTCGTGCTCTGCACCTCCCAGGCGCGGGCGACCGAGGTGTCGGCTTCGCGCTGCGCCTCGAGCTCCGTGCGGAGCTGGGTCTCGGACCAGGTGAACGCATTGCCGAACGGATTCTCCGGACCCATCGGGATGCGCTGCGCGTCGATCTCGAAGAGGCGGTTCTCGTCGCCGTCGATCGCGACGTCGAGCCGCGCGCAGAACAGGTGCTGATGCACGGGGGCGAACACCCCGGGAGCGAGCTCGGTCGCGTGCTTCTGCCGCACACCGGGCTCGCCCGCGCCGGCGAAGACGACGCCGGTCGCCTTGGCCACGACCTCGATCGAGCCGTCGAGCGAGAAGTTCCAGTAGAAGCCGTAGTCGTAGTTGCCGATGGTCGAGAAGTACGAGATCACGAAGCGCCGCGAGCGGCGCACGTCCGAGCGCCCGGCGAGGTCGGTGTGCTTCCAGAGGATGCCGTAATCCTCCTCATGCATGCAGACGACGTTCGGGATGCGCACGGGGTTGCCGTGATCGTCGGCGACGTAGCCGTCGAGGTAGCGGATCACGCCCAGGCAGTCGCATCCGAGCTCGAGATGGTTCGCGTTCTTGCCGAGCAGGTACTCGCCCGCGTCGAAGTAGCTGATCCAGAATCTGCCGGGAGCGGTGTCGCCGTAGGGCACGACCATCTCGGGCACGCTCGCTCGGCTGAGCACCGAGCGTCCGTCGAAGGTGACGTCGTGCAGCACGAGACCTTCACGGGCGTTGAAGCTCACCCGCATCGACCAGTTCTCCCACTCGACGAGCGATCCGGTGACCGCGAAGCTCGGGCCCTCCGGTTGCGTGATCTCGATCGGCTTGAGGGTCGTGCGGGCCGCGCCCTGCACCTCGGAGTAGTAGTTTCCGTGGCCGGCCGGAACCGGCACGTCGCCCTCGTCATCGATGCGGATCACGCTGCCCGCGGTCAGGTCGATGTGCACGACGAGGCCTTCGACGGGATGCGCCCAGGGTGAGTCGTTCTCGTCGTACTTCAGGAAGGTGAGCGATCGGATCACTCGGCGGCCCACCTCGTCCGCCCGGCCGGTGTAGCCGGGAGCGAGAGGGCCGCAGAAGGCGAGCTCCATATGCTCTGCGAGACCGCGGCGCGTCATCGCGGCCTGCCATTCGGGGGAGGCCTTGACGATCTCCTCCGCGCGCCCGTACTCCTCGAACAGGTACTGCGGCTGTCCGTAGGGCGGGGCATCGTTCGGCACCCGTTCGGTGCGCAGCACCTCGCCGCGGGTGATCGAGACGATGACCTCGGTCGCTGCGCCCGTCGCCGTGTCGAGCAGTGTGGCGTCGATGCGTCGGTCGATCGGCGCGCCGGGCTTCCACGTCGCGAGTTCCTGCTTGGTGGGCTCGTCGGGCAGGAGCATCGGCACACGCACGGTCTCTCCGAGCAGGCCGGCGGATTCGAGCACGGCTCGGGCTGCGGCGATCTCCTCGCCGGTGAGCGGGTCGAGCGGGTGCGGCGTGGCGATCCGGTCGATCGTGACGGGCTGGGGGTGGGACATCGTCGTACCTCACTATTTCGAGCGAGTGCTCAATAAACGGATTGGCATGATGGTACGCCGATGTGGCCGAGGCGCACAAGAGCGTCGGGGAAGAGTGTTCCGGAGGGGGAGCGCGAGTGCTCAGGCCCGCCAGGGCGAGAGGATGCTGTCGAGCACCGCGAGGTGCGCCTCGGCGCCGTGGGGCTCGGTGACCTCCAGCACCTGCTGGCCGTAGGTGATCGATCGCAGCAGTGACATGAGCGCGTGCTTCGGTGTCGCGGGCGACAGCTCGCCGTCGGCGACGGCTTCGTCGAGCGACTCGCTGATGCCGTCCTGCCAGGTCGCGAACGTCGGTGAGCCCGCATCCGGGCTGGAGGCGAGTGCGGCGAGGCGGCCCCAGAAGCCGACCACCACGTACGCCTCGGTGCGGGTGCCGTCGTCGACGGGGAGTACCTCGCGCATGAGTGCGTCGAGTCTGGTCAGGCCGCGGAGTCCCATCGTCGCCGACCGGATGCGCTCGTCGGTGCGCCGGGTGATCTCCGCCGCGGCCGCGCGGACGACGTCGTCGAAGCCGTCGAAGTAGTGCCAGAGCGAGCCCGTCGCCACGCCGAGCTCCTTGGCCACTGCGCGCGAAGAGACCGCCTCGTGCCCGTCGCGTGCTGCCACGGCGAGGAGCGCCTCGGCGATCTGCCGGCGGCGCTCATCGTGATCGACGACACGGGGCACCCGCCCATCCTGTCGCATCCACCGGGGGTCTGGCTATTTTGAGCAACTGATCAATATGATGCGGGTGTGGATCCGCTCCTTCCGTCGGCGCCGTGGCTGATGGCGCTCGCTGCCATCGTCTCGGCCGCGGCGTGCGTCGCCGTCTGGCGCGACGTGCCGTGGCAGGGGAGACAGAGCGCGCTGATCATGGCGGCCGCGATGATCGTGATCGCGGTCACCGGGGGCGACGCGATGATCGGTCTGGCGCTCGGGGTCGTCCTTCTCGTGTCGGCGATGCTCGGCACAGCCGGTGTACGGGGCACGCCTGCCGCGGCGACGTGCTGTCACCGCGCCCTGGTGTCGCTCGTGATGGCGATCTGCTCGTTCGAGAGCCTGTCGACGGGCGAAGCGGTGGTCCAGGCGGGCGGACACGGCGGACACGGCCTGGACGGGCTTCTCTCCGCGCTCGTGATCATCGGAGTCGTCGGAGTGGTGCTCTGGACCGTCGTCGCCGAATGGGTGCTCGTGCCCGTGCATCAGGGGCGCACCGCCCGCCTGCTCGCGGTCGAGTCGTGGGCAATGGCTGCGGGAGTCACAGTGATGTGCCTGGGGTTCTGACGCGGCGCCGCGCATCGGCGCAGGATGGAAGCGTCAG contains the following coding sequences:
- a CDS encoding TetR/AcrR family transcriptional regulator, which produces MPRVVDHDERRRQIAEALLAVAARDGHEAVSSRAVAKELGVATGSLWHYFDGFDDVVRAAAAEITRRTDERIRSATMGLRGLTRLDALMREVLPVDDGTRTEAYVVVGFWGRLAALASSPDAGSPTFATWQDGISESLDEAVADGELSPATPKHALMSLLRSITYGQQVLEVTEPHGAEAHLAVLDSILSPWRA